From Diaminobutyricibacter sp. McL0608, one genomic window encodes:
- the rsfS gene encoding ribosome silencing factor translates to MTASERSIEILQVAARAADAKGGDDLVALDVSNPLPLADIFLLVTGRSERNVVAIASEVEDKLNEAGVKTLRREGKSEGRWILLDFGDLVVHVFHEEDRMYYALERLWKDCPVLPLELPVHESAE, encoded by the coding sequence GTGACCGCATCCGAACGTTCAATCGAGATCCTGCAGGTCGCGGCCCGCGCCGCCGACGCGAAGGGCGGCGACGACCTGGTCGCACTCGACGTGTCGAATCCGCTGCCGCTCGCTGACATCTTCCTGCTCGTCACGGGGCGCTCCGAGCGCAACGTCGTCGCCATCGCGAGCGAGGTCGAGGACAAGCTCAACGAGGCAGGCGTCAAGACCCTCCGCCGTGAAGGCAAGTCCGAAGGGCGATGGATCCTGCTCGACTTCGGCGACCTTGTCGTGCATGTGTTCCACGAAGAGGACCGCATGTACTACGCGCTCGAGCGACTCTGGAAGGACTGCCCGGTCCTTCCCCTCGAACTCCCGGTGCACGAGTCGGCCGAATAG